From a single Macrobrachium rosenbergii isolate ZJJX-2024 chromosome 9, ASM4041242v1, whole genome shotgun sequence genomic region:
- the LOC136841935 gene encoding uncharacterized protein, with protein MSSIAELAALGKELGYEGEELRRFVSDEQSALRDIRDKERVLEREKLEAALNTGGSDTEGNQVRVKVKGPSIPDFDENKDDIDAYLWRFEVLASAAKWLKEDWAIILSSHLKGAALEVYVRLSPEDALDYHKVSESLMKRFDCTEEGFRVKFRSVKPQKNELVEQFVSRLRHLLKRWIEMSKCEMTCEGLTDLFLMEQFLQSCGRQLQVHLRERLPLLLNKMIELAESYVQAHGGLFHNSKYFSTVHSDRVDLSGEAVPEQTAKPIRYPPSIKCYKCGQVGHKASNCLLHAKGSKKNGHAAAGEVVYWTRKGHKGNFKDPVADINNKVFKNDYTELVSVASDMPVEEGILYGNPVKVLRDTGCTTVVARKDLVPVECFTGKSSRIRYMNKNIVETYPLAEIYIQSPFFTGTTLAVCMDDPLYDLIIGNIPGTTRLEEPISGAVLTRAGAQKSKSTFQKLKASDSKISWDMDSKEIKKEQEEDPSLRALRDDARTGKAITRDGKGKAVFERGLLFRIYSDRGIEHKQLVLPFKLREGVMSMAHEGILGGHLGAEKTLGRIRQEFYWPGIGAAVKRFCLSCDICQKTYPRGKVGRYLWERYRSLTLLLNV; from the exons ATGTCTTCCATCGCGGAATTAGCAGCTCTCGGCAAAGAGCTTGGTTATGAAGGCGAAGAACTTAGAAGATTTGTAAGTGATGAACAAAGTGCTTTAAGGGATATTAGAGATAAGGAACGAGTATTAGAACGTGAAAAACTAGAAGCTGCTC TTAATACCGGAGGTTCCGACACTGAAGGTAACCAGGTAAGAGTAAAAGTTAAAGGTCCTTCTATTCctgattttgatgaaaacaaAGATGATATTGATGCATATCTTTGGAGGTTTGAAGTTCTTGCTAGTGCAGCCAAGTGGCTTAAAGAGGATTGGGCTATAATTCTAAGTTCACATTTAAAGGGTGCAGCTTTGGAAGTTTACGTTAGACTTTCACCTGAGGATGCTTTGGATTATCATAAAGTTTCTGAATCACTTATGAAAAGATTTGATTGTACTGAGGAAGGTTTCAGAGTAAAGTTTCGGTCAGTTAAACCTCAGAAGAATGAGCTAGTTGAACAGTTTGTATCTAGATTGAGACATCTTTTAAAGAGGTGGATTGAAATGTCAAAGTGTGAAATGACATGTGAAGGCTTAACTGATTTATTTCTTATGGAGCAATTTTTGCAGAGTTGTGGCAGGCAGTTGCAGGTACATCTGAGAGAGCGATTACCATTATTGCTTAACAAAATGATTGAATTAGCAGAAAGTTATGTTCAAGCTCATggaggtttatttcataattctaaatatttttctacagTACATAGTGACAGAGTTGACTTATCCGGGGAAGCGGTTCCTGAGCAGACTGCTAAACCCATTAGATATCCACCCTCTATTAAGTGTTATAAATGTGGACAAGTGGGTCATAAGGCTTCTAATTGTCTATTACATGCAAAAGGATCCAAGAAGAATGGTCATGCTGCAGCAGGAGAAGTTGTTTATTGGACCAGAAAGGgccataaaggaaattttaaagatCCTGTTGcggatataaataataaagtgttTAAAAATGATTACACCGAGTTGGTAAGTGTTGCTTCTGATATGCCTGTTGAGGAGGGTATTTTATACGGAAACCCAGTAAAAGTTTTGAGGGACACTGGTTGTACAACTGTTGTAGCCAGAAAAGACTTGGTGCCTGTTGAATGTTTTACCGGTAAGAGCAGTAGGATTAGATATATGAACAAGAATATAGTAGAAACTTATCCTTTGGCTGAAATTTACATTCAATCACCATTTTTTACGGGTACTACCCTTGCTGTGTGCATGGATGACCCTCTTTATGATCTCATTATAGGCAACATCCCTGGAACAACAAGGTTGGAGGAACCCATATCTGGCGCTGTATTAACGAGAGCTGGAGCACAGAAATCCAAATCTACATTCCAAAAGCTGAAAGCGTCAGACTCTAAGATTTCTTGGGACATGGATTCAAAGGAAATCAAGAAAGAGCAAGAAGAGGATCCAAGCTTAAGAGCTCTGCGAGATGATGCAAGAACTGGTAAAGCTATTACTAGAGATGGAAAAGGTAAGGCAGTTTTTGAGAGAGGATTGTTGTTCAGAATATATTCAGACAGAGGTATTGAACACAAGCAACTAGTATTGCCGTTTAAGCTTCGAGAGGGCGTGATGAGCATGGCACATGAAGGAATACTTGGAGGTCATTTGGGTGCTGAGAAGACCTTAGGTAGAATAAGGCAGGAATTTTACTGGCCCGGTATTGGGGCAGCAGTAAAGAGATTCTGTCTGTCGTGTGACATTTGTCAGAAAACTTATCCTAGAGGAAAAGTTGGAAGGTACCTTTGGGAGAGGTACCGCTCATTGACACTCCTTTTAAACGTGTAG